A single window of Aquarana catesbeiana isolate 2022-GZ linkage group LG10, ASM4218655v1, whole genome shotgun sequence DNA harbors:
- the LOC141110396 gene encoding uncharacterized protein isoform X2 — protein sequence MQLLIVSFFWFIICTSEALKCRTCLDRYSHFCASEETIDCGESEGCGAASGFFQIGSKRTNFFYKGCRFPVKCNSWLRISMNGTYLQSYITCCDGEMCDLDYYIPSDAVLLYNGKECESCYVEDTADGCSSTQTQKCRGNEALCVRYRGYRRKQDGAETAVSFSGCANEVAYEKLEYFYGFDESRVKRYTF from the exons ATGCAACTTCTAATAGTGTCCTTCTTCTGGTTTATAATATGCACCAGTG AAGCCCTGAAATGCAGAACCTGCTTAGATCGATACTCGCATTTCTGCGCATCTGAAGAGACCATAGATTGCGGCGAAAGCGAAGGGTGTGGTGCAGCGTCTGGCTTTTTTCAGATAG GGTCGAAAAggacaaattttttttacaaaggctGCCGGTTTCCCGTAAAATGCAATTCCTGGCTGCGCATTTCCATGAATGGTACCTATCTACAGTCCTACATCACGTGCTGCGATGGGGAGATGTGCGACCTGGATTATTACA TACCCAGCGATGCAGTATTACTGTATAATGGCAAAGAATGTGAATCTTGCTACGTAGAAGACACTGCGGATGGATGCAGCTCCACGCAGACACAGAAGTGTAGAGGTAATGAGGCGCTGTGTGTGCGTTACAGAGGATATCGCAGGAAACAAG ATGGAGCAGAAACTGCTGTTTCCTTTTCCGGCTGTGCCAATGAGGTGGCATATGAAAAGTTAGAATACTTCTATGGCTTTGACGAAAGTCGGGTTAAACGCTATACTTTTTAA